A stretch of the Candidatus Poribacteria bacterium genome encodes the following:
- a CDS encoding sulfatase-like hydrolase/transferase, which produces MNVIVILTDSLRADHCGAYDGVGGIEVCSYAGRKVETPNFDRLAKEGTLFAHAYSESLPTIPNRTNLWTGRTQFPFRGWQQFEHSDYLLAEVLWDKGYTSALITDTYHMHKPIYNCGRGFDTTVFVRGQEYDPWIVDPDIPVDLSRWHKLRGDKSDDLWKPRFEQYLRNRSTFKSEEDWFTPRVVKEAIRWLEHQVKDRGRKDKLFLWVDSFDPHEPWDPPEPFRSMYKEPGYTGKDLIDPVPGPVEGYLSQEELNRVRSLYAGEVSFVDKWIGVLLDAIRDLGLYDNSLIVWTSDHGEPFGEHGIVRKARPWNYEELVRIPWVIRHPEFGHGEVVDALVQPVDMMPTILDLAGIPTPLPLVFRAPSSTGTFPQDMPVARREVNMHGFSLLGLMKGEIEQVRDYAFSGHYRQQWSMQDQEWRFILPIDGSRPPELYHRPDDHYDQNNVIEEHRDVAEKLELELRRWAASLR; this is translated from the coding sequence ATGAACGTAATAGTTATTCTCACCGATAGCTTACGCGCAGATCACTGCGGGGCATACGACGGCGTGGGAGGGATTGAGGTTTGCTCCTACGCCGGCAGAAAGGTCGAAACGCCCAACTTCGATCGATTGGCGAAGGAGGGGACGCTGTTCGCACACGCATACAGCGAGAGCCTGCCCACCATCCCTAACAGAACCAACCTGTGGACGGGAAGGACCCAATTCCCGTTTCGGGGATGGCAGCAATTCGAGCACTCCGATTACCTGCTGGCGGAGGTGCTCTGGGATAAGGGATATACCTCGGCGCTTATCACCGATACCTATCACATGCATAAACCCATCTACAACTGCGGCCGGGGTTTCGATACGACGGTCTTCGTCCGCGGACAGGAGTATGACCCCTGGATAGTCGATCCGGATATACCCGTCGATCTCTCCAGATGGCATAAGCTCCGAGGCGATAAAAGCGATGATCTGTGGAAACCCCGATTCGAACAGTATCTCCGCAACAGATCGACCTTCAAGTCCGAGGAGGACTGGTTCACGCCACGTGTGGTGAAGGAGGCGATCAGGTGGCTTGAGCATCAGGTTAAGGATCGAGGACGTAAGGACAAGCTGTTCCTATGGGTTGACAGTTTCGATCCGCATGAGCCCTGGGATCCGCCCGAGCCGTTCAGATCGATGTACAAGGAGCCCGGCTATACCGGTAAGGATCTCATAGATCCCGTGCCCGGCCCGGTTGAGGGGTATCTGAGTCAGGAGGAGCTGAATCGGGTTAGATCCCTCTATGCAGGTGAGGTGAGCTTCGTCGACAAGTGGATAGGTGTGCTGCTCGATGCGATACGGGATCTGGGCTTATACGATAACTCCCTCATAGTCTGGACCTCAGACCACGGGGAGCCGTTCGGCGAGCACGGGATAGTTCGCAAGGCTAGGCCGTGGAATTACGAGGAGCTGGTGCGGATACCCTGGGTCATCCGCCATCCGGAGTTCGGACACGGCGAGGTCGTGGATGCGCTGGTTCAGCCCGTGGATATGATGCCCACCATATTGGATCTGGCCGGGATACCTACTCCGCTGCCGCTCGTCTTCAGGGCTCCTAGCTCGACGGGGACCTTCCCCCAGGATATGCCCGTTGCCCGCAGAGAGGTGAACATGCACGGATTTAGCCTGCTCGGCCTGATGAAGGGTGAGATCGAACAGGTAAGGGATTACGCCTTTTCAGGCCATTACAGGCAACAGTGGAGCATGCAGGATCAGGAATGGAGGTTCATACTGCCCATAGATGGGAGCAGGCCGCCGGAACTGTATCATCGTCCCGATGACCATTACGATCAGAATAACGTCATAGAGGAGCACAGGGATGTGGCCGAAAAATTGGAGCTGGAGCTGAGACGCTGGGCTGCCAGTCTCAGATGA
- a CDS encoding anhydro-N-acetylmuramic acid kinase, whose translation MLPDGWRWLSDYASGDERLVIGLISGTSADGVDAALVNIIGGEPERVEAIAFLTLPYPDEIREAVLRVSHDGDVGMLCQLNFALGEKFAEAAMQVIEIAGLSMRQVHLIGSHGQTVRHLPSGGGTLQIGEPGVIAYRTGVPVVSHFRGKDIAAGGQGAPLVPLVDWLFLRHARKSRLALNIGGIANITVLPAKATLEEVFAFDTGPGNMLIDGAVRHFSGGTQAFDRDGTWAKQGRVDRHLLDWLMSHPFLRQPPPKSTGREMFGAAFLQEVLSRAEHRDMAPCDVIATLAAWTAESIADAVRRFVTSKVGQVDEIILSGGGANNPTLMAMLWERLKPADLRRSDEIGIPADGKEAIAFAVLAHRTVMGLAGNLPSATGASMTVILGSLTLP comes from the coding sequence ATGCTTCCGGATGGATGGCGTTGGTTGTCGGATTATGCGAGTGGAGATGAACGGTTAGTCATCGGCTTGATCTCCGGCACCTCCGCCGATGGCGTGGACGCCGCTCTGGTGAACATCATCGGGGGCGAGCCGGAACGGGTGGAGGCCATAGCGTTCCTGACTCTGCCCTATCCCGATGAGATTCGAGAGGCGGTGTTGCGGGTTTCACACGATGGTGATGTGGGGATGCTCTGCCAACTTAACTTCGCACTGGGGGAGAAGTTCGCCGAAGCGGCTATGCAGGTGATCGAGATCGCCGGGTTGTCCATGAGACAGGTACACCTCATCGGCAGCCATGGTCAAACCGTCCGTCACCTGCCGTCAGGGGGAGGTACGTTGCAGATCGGTGAACCTGGGGTCATCGCATACCGAACGGGAGTGCCTGTAGTGAGCCACTTCCGGGGAAAGGACATAGCGGCGGGCGGACAGGGAGCGCCTTTGGTGCCGCTGGTGGACTGGTTGTTTTTGCGTCATGCCCGTAAAAGCCGCCTCGCCCTTAACATCGGAGGCATCGCTAACATAACGGTGCTGCCCGCAAAGGCGACCTTGGAGGAGGTATTCGCCTTTGACACGGGTCCGGGCAACATGCTCATAGACGGCGCTGTGAGGCACTTTTCCGGTGGGACACAAGCTTTCGACAGGGATGGCACATGGGCGAAGCAAGGCAGAGTTGATCGGCACTTGCTGGACTGGCTCATGTCTCATCCCTTCCTGCGACAGCCTCCGCCGAAGTCAACGGGGCGTGAGATGTTCGGCGCGGCGTTCCTGCAGGAGGTGTTATCTCGTGCGGAACACCGGGATATGGCGCCCTGTGATGTCATTGCCACGTTGGCGGCCTGGACCGCGGAAAGCATCGCCGATGCCGTCCGGCGATTCGTAACGTCAAAGGTCGGGCAGGTGGACGAAATCATCCTCAGCGGCGGCGGAGCGAACAATCCGACTCTGATGGCGATGCTATGGGAACGATTGAAACCGGCAGACCTGCGGCGCAGCGATGAGATCGGAATTCCGGCCGATGGTAAAGAAGCCATAGCCTTCGCCGTCCTGGCACATCGGACCGTTATGGGGCTTGCCGGTAATCTGCCATCAGCCACCGGCGCTTCGATGACTGTCATCCTGGGCAGCCTGACCTTACCATGA